One window from the genome of Anopheles merus strain MAF chromosome 3R, AmerM5.1, whole genome shotgun sequence encodes:
- the LOC121595631 gene encoding Krueppel homolog 1-like isoform X1: MKKGVETAATKAVAAAAAAAAAASLAENVDLWAQQDWIKTILSKSGTEMKEVPAEDLCKMVYYSGLPLLMTQQQQQQQQHGPDGTILQLSYNDANSTEQYVVAGQPSRLGVSHPYQQQQQQPQHHTISLTNGLTISNGPQSCSSSSSSSSGSSSSNGQLTIVLNPPAAGQLVSLGGSALSGTYTGPISPAGDRGASSSPEQSTYHPVQSGGGSASATPVGSKFRCDQCNISFGSKSAHTSHMKSHAKQQQASEKLTTAAKLGETTITASGGSGGGGTGSPAGPQPDPYQCDVCKKTFAVPARLVRHYRTHTGERPFECEFCHKMFSVKENLQVHRRIHTKERPYKCEICGRAFEHSGKLHRHMRIHTGERPHKCNVCGKTFIQSGQLVIHMRTHTGEKPYKCPVEGCGKGFTCSKQLKVHSRTHTGEKPYHCDICFRDFGYNHVLKLHRVQHYGAKCYKCTICDETFKSKKEMEAHIKGHANELPDDEEAAAAAVAASEAGGACKLEDVSTSGTEGSIKLSSPALEGGGSGSNSNSSSSFDYSSSMSHTEGTEQSGGPSSDEPSGHFAIRKSGSSSPSFAVGSNEAVQQAGADEEEEEEEENDEEEDETTDDGDRKQMPRYESMAPSSFDQSLQRAYGGGVAPALLAAASIAAAVENGCTEVKYCPELKQQRSISPVQPSALSITRNTPPPSSGSSSSSSSSSTSSVLSMAPSRGTSSTLHEQTGSSAPSEPSAGQFVYEPMAIMKHHGYFAPASQITEFRSSSDIVRQVEAAIAGTENLLTPPRSSPESPDRSSSPESDSVLMADRDNNTLPPRKRKLYFKDSQHTVSTGPKMASLEVTAPQHYGVTVVQQQPTPQHHQQQQPPLDAHSGHQQLFHPHQQQQQARQLHYQQQQRPEDERSMKLEVLQHVSPCQRQPSPTLQAPALPQQPQQTSAPSVIRMSSVIQYANKSS, translated from the exons ATGAAGAAAGGTGTGGAAACAGCAGCAACGAAAGCGGTGgctgcagcagccgccgccgcagccgcaGCCAGTTTGGCGGAGAACGTCGATCTCTGGGCGCAGCAGGATTGGATCAAAACGATTCTATCCAAATCTGGGACGGAGATGAAGGAAGTGCCGGCAGAAG ATTTATGCAAAATGGTGTATTATTCTGGCCTTCCGTTGCTTATgacgcaacaacagcagcagcaacaacaacacggtCCAGACGGGACGATACTACAGTTAAGCTACAACGATGCAAACAGTACCGAACAGTACGTGGTGGCAGGGCAACCGTCTCGCCTCGGTGTCTCCCACCcttatcagcagcagcagcagcagccccaacATCACACGATCAGCCTCACGAACGGGCTTACGATCAGCAATGGACCGCAGagctgtagcagcagcagcagcagtagtagcggCAGTAGTTCCAGCAATGGCCAGCTGACGATTGTGTTAAATCCACCGGCGGCGGGTCAGCTCGTGAGCTTGGGCGGCTCCGCACTGTCCGGCACCTACACCGGTCCGATCTCACCGGCGGGAGACAGGGGCGCTTCTTCCTCACCGGAACAGTCCACGTACCATCCGGTGCAGAGTGGCGGTGGTAGCGCCAGTGCTACGCCAGTCGGTTCCAAATTTCGCTGCGACCAGTGCAACATTAGCTTCGGTAGCAAGAGCGCCCACACCAGCCATATGAAATCTCATGCCAAACAGCAGCAGGCGAGCGAAAAGCTCACCACCGCTGCCAAGCTGGGAGAAACCACCATCACTGCGAGTGggggcagtggtggtggtggtaccggCTCGCCGGCCGGCCCACAGCCCGACCCGTACCAGTGCGACGTGTGCAAGAAGACGTTCGCGGTGCCGGCACGGTTGGTGCGGCACTACCGCACGCACACCGGCGAGCGACCGTTCGAGTGCGAGTTCTGCCATAAGATGTTCAGCGTGAAGGAGAATCTGCAGGTGCACCGGCGGATCCACACGAAGGAGCGCCCGTACAAGTGTGAGATCTGTGGCCGAGCGTTCGAGCACAGCGGCAAGCTGCACCGGCACATGCGCATCCATACGGGCGAGCGGCCCCACAAGTGCAACGTGTGCGGGAAAACGTTCATCCAGTCCGGCCAGCTCGTCATACACATGCGAACACATACCG GTGAGAAGCCATACAAATGCCCGGTGGAGGGTTGCGGCAAGGGTTTTACGTGCAGCAAGCAGCTGAAGGTGCACTCCCGGACGCACACGGGCGAAAAGCCATACCATTGTGATATCTGCTTCCGGGACTTCGGCTACAACCACGTGCTGAAGCTGCACCGCGTGCAGCACTACGGGGCCAAGTGCTACAAGTGCACGATCTGCGACGAAACGTTCAAGAGCAAGAAGGAGATGGAGGCCCACATCAAGGGGCACGCGAACGAGCTGCCAGACGATGAggaggcagcggcggcggcggtggcggcatcGGAGGCTGGAGGCGCCTGCAAGCTGGAGGACGTGTCCACCTCGGGCACGGAAGGTTCGATCAAGTTGTCGTCGCCAGCGCTGGAGGGTGGTGGTAGCGGTAGCAATAGCAACAGCAGTAGCTCCTTCGACTATTCGTCCAGCATGAGCCACACCGAGGGAACGGAGCAGAGCGGCGGTCcgtcaagcgacgaaccttcgGGTCACTTTGCGATTAGGAAATCGGGTTCGTCTTCTCCATCCTTCGCTGTGGGATCGAACGAAGCAGTTCAACAGGCGGGTGctgacgaggaggaggaagaggaggaagagaacgatgaagaagaagacgaaacgACAGACGATGGTGATCGCAAACAAATGCCACGCTATGAGAGTATGGCACCGTCGTCGTTCGATCAATCGTTACAGCGCGCCTATGGTGGCGGTGTCGCACCGGCACTGCTTGCGGCGGCCTCCATTGCGGCAGCGGTGGAGAATGGCTGCACGGAGGTGAAGTACTGTCCGGAGCTGAAGCAGCAGCGCTCGATCTCCCCTGTGCAACCGTCGGCCCTGTCGATCACGCGCAACACTCCACCACCGTCCTCGGGTTCGTCGTCATCCTCATCGTCCTCTTCAACGTCCTCCGTTCTGTCGATGGCACCGTCCAGGGGTACTTCCTCCACGCTGCACGAACAGACCGGGTCCAGTGCACCATCCGAGCCCAGTGCGGGACAGTTTGTGTACGAGCCGATGGCGATCATGAAGCACCACGGATACTTTGCACCGGCATCGCAGATTACCGAGTTCCG CTCATCCAGTGACATTGTCCGGCAGGTGGAGGCGGCCATTGCGGGCACGGAGAACCTTCTCACACCGCCCCGCTCCTCGCCGGAGTCGCCCGATCGTTCCTCCTCGCCGGAATCCGATTCAGTATTAATGGCCGATCGGGACAACAACACGCTGCCGCCGCGCAAGCGGAAGCTCTACTTCAAGGACAGCCAGCATACGGTGTCCACCGGTCCAAAGATGGCGTCGCTGGAAGTTACTGCACCCCAGCATTATGGTGTTACGgtagtgcagcagcagccgacgccgcagcaccatcagcaacaacaacctcCTCTCGATGCTCATTCCGGTCATCAACAGCTGTTCCAtccccatcagcagcagcagcaggcacggCAGCTGCactatcagcagcagcaacgaccAGAGGATGAACGCTCCATGAAGCTGGAAGTCCTGCAGCACGTGTCCCCATGCCAGCGGCAACCATCGCCAACACTGCAAGCACCAGCACTACCACAACAACCGCAACAAACGTCAGCACCGTCCGTCATACGGATGAGCTCCGTCATTCAGTACGCAAACAAGTCCTCGTAG
- the LOC121595631 gene encoding Krueppel homolog 1-like isoform X2, which yields MVYYSGLPLLMTQQQQQQQQHGPDGTILQLSYNDANSTEQYVVAGQPSRLGVSHPYQQQQQQPQHHTISLTNGLTISNGPQSCSSSSSSSSGSSSSNGQLTIVLNPPAAGQLVSLGGSALSGTYTGPISPAGDRGASSSPEQSTYHPVQSGGGSASATPVGSKFRCDQCNISFGSKSAHTSHMKSHAKQQQASEKLTTAAKLGETTITASGGSGGGGTGSPAGPQPDPYQCDVCKKTFAVPARLVRHYRTHTGERPFECEFCHKMFSVKENLQVHRRIHTKERPYKCEICGRAFEHSGKLHRHMRIHTGERPHKCNVCGKTFIQSGQLVIHMRTHTGEKPYKCPVEGCGKGFTCSKQLKVHSRTHTGEKPYHCDICFRDFGYNHVLKLHRVQHYGAKCYKCTICDETFKSKKEMEAHIKGHANELPDDEEAAAAAVAASEAGGACKLEDVSTSGTEGSIKLSSPALEGGGSGSNSNSSSSFDYSSSMSHTEGTEQSGGPSSDEPSGHFAIRKSGSSSPSFAVGSNEAVQQAGADEEEEEEEENDEEEDETTDDGDRKQMPRYESMAPSSFDQSLQRAYGGGVAPALLAAASIAAAVENGCTEVKYCPELKQQRSISPVQPSALSITRNTPPPSSGSSSSSSSSSTSSVLSMAPSRGTSSTLHEQTGSSAPSEPSAGQFVYEPMAIMKHHGYFAPASQITEFRSSSDIVRQVEAAIAGTENLLTPPRSSPESPDRSSSPESDSVLMADRDNNTLPPRKRKLYFKDSQHTVSTGPKMASLEVTAPQHYGVTVVQQQPTPQHHQQQQPPLDAHSGHQQLFHPHQQQQQARQLHYQQQQRPEDERSMKLEVLQHVSPCQRQPSPTLQAPALPQQPQQTSAPSVIRMSSVIQYANKSS from the exons ATGGTGTATTATTCTGGCCTTCCGTTGCTTATgacgcaacaacagcagcagcaacaacaacacggtCCAGACGGGACGATACTACAGTTAAGCTACAACGATGCAAACAGTACCGAACAGTACGTGGTGGCAGGGCAACCGTCTCGCCTCGGTGTCTCCCACCcttatcagcagcagcagcagcagccccaacATCACACGATCAGCCTCACGAACGGGCTTACGATCAGCAATGGACCGCAGagctgtagcagcagcagcagcagtagtagcggCAGTAGTTCCAGCAATGGCCAGCTGACGATTGTGTTAAATCCACCGGCGGCGGGTCAGCTCGTGAGCTTGGGCGGCTCCGCACTGTCCGGCACCTACACCGGTCCGATCTCACCGGCGGGAGACAGGGGCGCTTCTTCCTCACCGGAACAGTCCACGTACCATCCGGTGCAGAGTGGCGGTGGTAGCGCCAGTGCTACGCCAGTCGGTTCCAAATTTCGCTGCGACCAGTGCAACATTAGCTTCGGTAGCAAGAGCGCCCACACCAGCCATATGAAATCTCATGCCAAACAGCAGCAGGCGAGCGAAAAGCTCACCACCGCTGCCAAGCTGGGAGAAACCACCATCACTGCGAGTGggggcagtggtggtggtggtaccggCTCGCCGGCCGGCCCACAGCCCGACCCGTACCAGTGCGACGTGTGCAAGAAGACGTTCGCGGTGCCGGCACGGTTGGTGCGGCACTACCGCACGCACACCGGCGAGCGACCGTTCGAGTGCGAGTTCTGCCATAAGATGTTCAGCGTGAAGGAGAATCTGCAGGTGCACCGGCGGATCCACACGAAGGAGCGCCCGTACAAGTGTGAGATCTGTGGCCGAGCGTTCGAGCACAGCGGCAAGCTGCACCGGCACATGCGCATCCATACGGGCGAGCGGCCCCACAAGTGCAACGTGTGCGGGAAAACGTTCATCCAGTCCGGCCAGCTCGTCATACACATGCGAACACATACCG GTGAGAAGCCATACAAATGCCCGGTGGAGGGTTGCGGCAAGGGTTTTACGTGCAGCAAGCAGCTGAAGGTGCACTCCCGGACGCACACGGGCGAAAAGCCATACCATTGTGATATCTGCTTCCGGGACTTCGGCTACAACCACGTGCTGAAGCTGCACCGCGTGCAGCACTACGGGGCCAAGTGCTACAAGTGCACGATCTGCGACGAAACGTTCAAGAGCAAGAAGGAGATGGAGGCCCACATCAAGGGGCACGCGAACGAGCTGCCAGACGATGAggaggcagcggcggcggcggtggcggcatcGGAGGCTGGAGGCGCCTGCAAGCTGGAGGACGTGTCCACCTCGGGCACGGAAGGTTCGATCAAGTTGTCGTCGCCAGCGCTGGAGGGTGGTGGTAGCGGTAGCAATAGCAACAGCAGTAGCTCCTTCGACTATTCGTCCAGCATGAGCCACACCGAGGGAACGGAGCAGAGCGGCGGTCcgtcaagcgacgaaccttcgGGTCACTTTGCGATTAGGAAATCGGGTTCGTCTTCTCCATCCTTCGCTGTGGGATCGAACGAAGCAGTTCAACAGGCGGGTGctgacgaggaggaggaagaggaggaagagaacgatgaagaagaagacgaaacgACAGACGATGGTGATCGCAAACAAATGCCACGCTATGAGAGTATGGCACCGTCGTCGTTCGATCAATCGTTACAGCGCGCCTATGGTGGCGGTGTCGCACCGGCACTGCTTGCGGCGGCCTCCATTGCGGCAGCGGTGGAGAATGGCTGCACGGAGGTGAAGTACTGTCCGGAGCTGAAGCAGCAGCGCTCGATCTCCCCTGTGCAACCGTCGGCCCTGTCGATCACGCGCAACACTCCACCACCGTCCTCGGGTTCGTCGTCATCCTCATCGTCCTCTTCAACGTCCTCCGTTCTGTCGATGGCACCGTCCAGGGGTACTTCCTCCACGCTGCACGAACAGACCGGGTCCAGTGCACCATCCGAGCCCAGTGCGGGACAGTTTGTGTACGAGCCGATGGCGATCATGAAGCACCACGGATACTTTGCACCGGCATCGCAGATTACCGAGTTCCG CTCATCCAGTGACATTGTCCGGCAGGTGGAGGCGGCCATTGCGGGCACGGAGAACCTTCTCACACCGCCCCGCTCCTCGCCGGAGTCGCCCGATCGTTCCTCCTCGCCGGAATCCGATTCAGTATTAATGGCCGATCGGGACAACAACACGCTGCCGCCGCGCAAGCGGAAGCTCTACTTCAAGGACAGCCAGCATACGGTGTCCACCGGTCCAAAGATGGCGTCGCTGGAAGTTACTGCACCCCAGCATTATGGTGTTACGgtagtgcagcagcagccgacgccgcagcaccatcagcaacaacaacctcCTCTCGATGCTCATTCCGGTCATCAACAGCTGTTCCAtccccatcagcagcagcagcaggcacggCAGCTGCactatcagcagcagcaacgaccAGAGGATGAACGCTCCATGAAGCTGGAAGTCCTGCAGCACGTGTCCCCATGCCAGCGGCAACCATCGCCAACACTGCAAGCACCAGCACTACCACAACAACCGCAACAAACGTCAGCACCGTCCGTCATACGGATGAGCTCCGTCATTCAGTACGCAAACAAGTCCTCGTAG